The proteins below come from a single Acinonyx jubatus isolate Ajub_Pintada_27869175 chromosome A1, VMU_Ajub_asm_v1.0, whole genome shotgun sequence genomic window:
- the LOC128311687 gene encoding basic proline-rich protein-like: MSAAVETAAPTPSCLTSHYPGFTPGAAATQGKAPPPQNNGERQVPRLNPYNPTTSSKSNKLEAKDSQWGCFPHFLPKMHQLGLKAIPGPGVKGKMANGSGTSNQVGEPKPIPPRGGREGSRRSRRFGPSIITPQPATNNPLLRQVEQNGAKHISGTKAHVKGKIRREEAGGHQACYWEGRGGRENVASTPAGELYSLLNLPTRRHPRHSGHQFGGKGRLTSPLGCYLPYLPQAVALGPRLAPPPLQSATGSAASPSAIRDPAKQYVKSKSRAAQPREEESDGGDPVGEEAAPSPRKTWGPRATAETVGAQPRERENELRKGKIPRDLPPPRPGQPPPPERPPPLASASPSPPGLALTLAALRAAREDACDMSGARRRPRGPDAAAATAAAPRVASASASSSRGCAAPSHPHYRRTWAGKTAGISLTRFWLRLRGTNLPSPGPPPFGNKHNSARSSPGFSAGEEEEAEETEAAAVRPSPERPRPPRPHWLAGKAGRGASGTSIGYICLPSGPPSRGWSERLSVRRRPHPPGVAVPLPPSARSRPSGQAARVSPPAAPATGSGPGRPRCPPGPGTARESEAVAACPGSGLGAQAAAAAPSDPARGEPRPRCPQRPPCPVPEAPREGRARARAGATESGRSGQRAKWVPERAAGSGSASTLASPPWGIVPPPPVMAAGGDDVLHFVGTAVGTWDQFKTRPRGAGKLVPAKPQLGSAIRPGGRPLMPASASEGPWGTGATVEGPRRRSPPPSTKMEEAAGSPGAGLPPVGRAGASPRCVPRRCRRPPPRPLSVALPQPLPGLPTAFHHRLVLNGRWGLHSTACSIASPNRGRPGCGEPSEGARRCGAPRGGCARRSHIDDGASLLFIVYTYVFGARQGAVRHPRFHVKMKARPLSSHPSGCSWDYN, from the exons ATGTCTGCAGCGGTGGAAACAGCAGCGCCCACTCCCAGCTGCCTCACCAGCCATTACCCAGGCTTCACCCCGGGGGCAGCTGCCACCCAAGGAAAGGCTCCTCCCCCTCAAAACAACGGGGAGAGACAAGTCCCTCGGCTAAACCCCTACAACCCAACCACGTCCTCTAAGAGCAACAAATTAGAGGCGAAGGACTCACAATGGGGGTGTTTTCCTCACTTTCTGCCAAAGATGCACCAGCTGGGGTTGAAGGCGATTCCTGGTCCTGGGGTAAAAGGAAAAATGGCAAATGGATCAGGAACATCTAACCAGGTGGGAGAACCAAAGCCCATTCCACCAAGAGGAGGCCGAGAAGGGAGTAGGAGGTCAAGGAGGTTTGGCCCCTCTATTATTACTCCACAGCCCGCGACCAACAACCCCCTCCTACGTCAAGTGGAGCAAAACGGCGCAAAACATATATCTGGGACCAAAGCCCACGTGAAAGGCAAAATCcggagggaggaggctggagggcaCCAAGCCTGCtactgggaagggagggggggaagggaaaaCGTTGCCTCGACGCCAGCAGGGGAATTGTACTCCCTCCTAAATTTGCCCACCCGGCGTCATCCCCGTCACTCGGGGCACCAATTCGGAGGTAAGGGGCGGCTCACGTCACCGCTGGGCTGCTATCTCCCATATTTGCCCCAAGCAGTTGCCCTGGGCCCGagacttgcccccccccccctgcagtCGGCGACCGGCAGCGCTGCCTCCCCGTCCGCCATTAGAGACCCAGCCAAACAATACGTGAAGAGCAAGAGCCGCGCAGCGCAGCCCAGGGAAGAGGAGAGCGACGGAGGGGACCCGGTGGGGGAAGAGGCAGCACCCTCGCCCCGAAAAACTTGGGGACCTCGGGCTACCGCGGAGACAGTGGGAGCGCAGCCCCGAGAGCGGGAGAACGAACtgag aaagggaaaaatacccCGCGACCTCCCACCGCCCCGGCCCGGGCAACCCCCGCCCCCCGAGCGACCCCCGCCTCTGGCGTCCGCCTCACCCAGCCCTCCCGGCCTCGCCCTCACTCTCGCAGCCCTTCGGGCCGCACGCGAAGACGCCTGTGACATGAGCGGAGCCCGGAGGAGACCCCGAGGCCCCGACGCGGCAGCGGCGACGGCGGCCGCGCCGCGGG tcgcctccgcctccgcctcctcctcccgaGGCTGCGCTGCTCCCAGCCACCCCCACTATCGGCGGACCTGGGCTGGAAAGACAGCGGGGATAAGCCTCACCCGGTTCTGGCTGCGGCTCCGCGGAACgaacctcccctcccccggcccacCCCCCTTCGGCAACAAGCACAACTCCGCTCGGTCCAGTCCCGGGTTTAGCgctggtgaggaggaggaggcggaggagacGGAGGCGGCGGCGGTGCGGCCGAGCCCGGAGAGGCCCCGCCCTCCTCGCCCTCATTGGCTGGCCGGAAAGGCGGGCCGCGGCGCCTCGGGCACGTCCATTGGCTACATCTGCCTTCCTTCAGGACCCCCCTCGAGGGGGTGGTCCGAAAGGCTGTCCGTCAGGCGCAGGCCACACCCCCCCGGCGTCGCCGTTCCACTCCCCCCCTCCGCCCGCTCTCGGCCCTCG GGTCAGGCAGCCCGAGTTTCGCCGCCCGCTGCACCGGCCACGGGCTCCGGCCCTGGGCGCCCGCGGTGCCCTCCAGGGCCCGGGACAGCCCGCGAATCTGAGGCCGTGGCCGCCTGCCCTGGCTCGGGCCTGGGCGCCCAGGCTGCTGCAGCCGCTCCCAGCGACCCTGCCCGAGGAGAGCCGCGGCCTCGATGTCCCCAACGCCCTCCCTGTCCAGTTCCTGAAGCCCCCCGAGAGGGGCGAGCCCGGGCACGGGCTGGAGCGACTGAAAGTGGGAGGTCGGGGCAGCGGGCGAAGTGGGTTCCCGAACGTGCCGCGGGGAGTGGGAGCGCTTCCACCCTCGCCTCACCCCCGTGGGGAATAGTCCCCCCACCTCCCGTCATGGCTGCAGGAGGAGACGACGTCCTCCATTTTGTCGGGACTGCTGTGGGAACTTGGGACCAGTTCAAAACCAGACCCCGTGGGGCTGGGAAACTTGTTCCCGCGAAGCCCCAACTGGGCTCCGCCATTCGGCCGGGGGGACGGCCCCTGATGCCGGCGTCTGCGTCTGAGGGGCCCTGGGGGACGGGCGCCACGGTGGAGGGACCCAGACGCCGCTCCCCGCCTCCATCAACCAAGATGGAGGAAGCTGCGGGCTCCCCTGGAGCTGGGCTCCCGCCTGTTGGAAGGGCCGGAGCCTCCCCTCGGTGCGTCCCTCGCCGCTGCCGTCGTCCTCCTCCGCGGCCTCTTTCGGttgccctcccccagcctctacCCGGCCTCCCCACTGCCTTCCACCATCGCCTGGTCCTCAACGGTCGATGGGGTCTCCACTCCACCGCCTGCTCCATCGCTTCGCCCAACCGGGGCCGGCCTGGCTGCGGGGAGCCGAGCGAAGGTGCGCGGCGTTGCGGCGCGCCCCGGGGCGGGTGTGCCCGGAGAAGCCACATCGACGATGGGGCTTCTCTTTTGTTCATCGTCTACACCTACGTCTTCGGCGCACGTCAGGGTGCCGTGCGACATCCAAGATTCCATGTAAAGATGAAAGCGAGGCCTCTTTCGTCTCACCCTAGCGGTTGTTCGTGGGATTACAACTGA